The stretch of DNA ATATATTTCCTGTCCTTTCAAGGTTCGCTGCCTAATCTGGGTTATGCTTTAAGTTATATTCAAATTGTTTTTAGGCTTTTTTTAAATCAATTCAAAAAGGCCTATTTGGTATGCGCATTTTTATTCTCTTACTTACCCAGTTTGCTTATATTTTTCTAATCATCCTTTATATGGTATTTGGGATTTTATGTTTTTCGATTATACTCATTTAATTCATCTTAACGTCATCATACAACAAATAATAGTTCTGCATGCATATAGTTTTTCCTTCACTACAATGCCTGTACTTAAACTGTTATTTGTTGACCAACATACCAGGTGTTAAAAATAAAGCAAGGGGAACTATACGTTCCCCCTAAATTATGATAAATTAAATTACTCTGCGGTAAATGGTAAAAGTGCTATATTTCTCGACCTCTTTATCGCTAAGGTCAGCATGCGTTGATGACGGGCGCAGTTGCCGGATATACGACGGGGTAAAATTTTACCCCTCTCTGTAATATATTTTTTTAAACGCGGCACGTCTTTGTAATCAACACTTTCTATTTTGTCGACGCAAAAACTGCAAATACGCTTTTTGCCCCGACGCCCACGTTCACGCCTCATGTATTATTTCCCTCCTAAAACGGAATATCCTCCTCGTTAAAGCTGATCTCGCTGGCAAAACGCTCACCTTCGGCGGTTTTATTTCCACCGGTAACCGAACCACGGGCATCCCTGGCTGAATCTAAGAAACGCACATCACTAGCTACAACCTCGACCACTTTACGGCGTATACCCTGTTTATCTTCATAAGAGCGCGACTGCAGTCTTCCTTCCACTGCTACCAACCGTCCCTTGCCCAAGTAGTTAGCACAAGTTTCGGCCAATTTTTGCCACACCACAATATCAATATAATCAGTTTCATCTACTCTTTCACCCTGCCGGTTAGTAAACTGCCGATTCATAGCCAATGAAAAACTTGCCACCGGCATACCACTGGCTGTATGACGCAGCTCAGGATCCCGGGTTAGTCTGCCGATTAAAATAACCTTATTTAACATCAAAATCACCGCCTTGGCGTGTTTAGATCTCTCTATTTATTTACTTTTCATCCTCACGAATAATCATGTGCCGCAGTATATTTTCGGTGATCTTTAGTACTCGATCCAGTTCAGCAGCTACTGCCGCATCGCCTTTAAAATTCATAATCACATATAAACCTTCGCGAGAATTCTTGATCTCGTAGGCCAGCCTGCGCTTGCCCCACTTTTCAAGCTTAATAATCTCGGCGCCATTGGTTTCGGCAATACCTCTAACTTTTTCTATCAAGGCATCAGTGGCCTCTTCGTCAAGGTCTGTCCTAACAATAAATACTAATTCATATTGACGCACGAAATTCACCTCCTCCCTGTGGACATAAGGCCCCACTGTTACGTTGGTATATTGCGGATTACAATAGTTCTATCCAAATCAAAGTCACAGTTACGATATACCTTTTTAGTGGAGCAGGGTAGGTCCATAGATTAATTTTATTGCCAATTTTGGCTATAAAATTATAGCATAGAAAAGTTAATAGTGCAAGCTATATCAGCGAACAATCGATTCATTAATCATTAGTATTAGGCATTATTTGAATGAATTATTTTTTTTACACTTTTTTCAAATTTAGGCCGTGGCAGCATCAACACCCGGCCACATTTATTACACCTGATACGAAAATCCACTCCCGTGCGCATTATCTCCCACTCGTCACCACCACAGGGATGCGGCTTACGAGTCTTAACTACATCCCCTACATTATATTTAACCAGCATAGTTTATCACCCTGCTTAAATCAAGATTTATTTAGGAGTTAAAAAAAGCTTGATATCCTCTATACATCATATAAATATCAGCTTTATGGCTTACTTCAAAAGGTGAATGCATACCTAAAAGAGCTACACCGCAATCAACTACATTCATGCCATAGTTGGCTAACATATAGGCAATGGTACCGCCGCCGCCCTGGTCCACTTTACCTAATTCACCCGTTTGCCAAATAACCTGATGTTCATTAAATACTTTTCTCACCCAAGCCATAAACTCAGCATGGGCATCATTTGCGCCTTTTTTACCACCAGCACCTGTATATTTGGTAATTACCAGACCACAGCCCAAACGGGCGGCATTATTTTTTTCCATAACTTTTTCGAAACCAGGATCAACCGCTGCGTTAACATCAGCCGATAACGCCCGGGACAACCTCATCGCCCGGCGTAGCATCAAATCATTATATTGTGCGTTATTTTGACCCAGCAGTTCAGCCATAAAATTGGCAAAAAAATTGGACTGCATACCGGTATTACCAACACTTCCAATTTCCTCTTTGTCAGCAAAAATGGCTATTGCTGTATTAACAGGTCGCTCTACCCCGGACATAGCCATTAACAAGCCATATGCACAGACCCGGTCATCCTGGCCGTAAGCCCCAATCAGAGATCTATCCAACCCCACATCCCTGGGTGGTATAGCTGGCACCAGTTCCAATTCCGCGCTCATTAAATCTTCCTCAATAATGCCGTAATGTCTGTTTAAAATTTCTAATATGGTTTCTTTAACTTTCTCTTTAAGATCAAAATTTTCTATAGGCAGGCTACCACACAACGCATTTAGGTTTTCACCAGGAAAAGCTTCATTTACTTTTTTATCCATCTGATCCTTAGCTAGATGAGGCAATATATCTGTAATAGTTAAAACCGGATCGTTTTCATCTTCACCAAGGCAAATACTTATCTTTAAACCGTCACTTCTTATAACAATCCCGTGTAAAGCCAAAGGCATAGAAAGCCACTGATATTTTTTTATACCCCCGTAGTAATGAGTTTTTAACAGGGCCAATCCATTGTCTTCAAAAAGTGGATGTACTTTAAGGTCAAGACGAGGACTGTCCACATGTGCGCCAATGATATTTGCTCCCTCTATAAGGGGGCGCTGACCCATAATGGCCATTACCAGCGCTTTCCCCCTTATTTCTTGGTATACACGATCGCCGGGTCTTAATAATTCCGTAATTTTATCTATAGATTTATAGCCGTTATTTTCTGCAAATTCCCTGATTAAATTTATCGTTTCTCTCTCAGTTTTGGCCCGCTTTATAAATCGCTTAAAATCTTCTCCCAACTCAAGGGTTGAATCCTTTTCTTGATTACTTAAATGTTCCCAAACAATTTTCCTGCTGTATGCAATTTGACTTTTTTCGGCCATAATCATCCTCCCAACATATATTTAATGTACTTATTATGGCCTGCTAATATAAACTTACCCGTTAATTCCATGCAAAACAATTGAGGATTGCCATAGTGGCAAATGTATATCTACTATATTCAGCAACTGCCAGGCATACGGAATTATTATCGAACCGTTTGCAGCCTGGCTTATAAAACCGGCTTTCTCATGATTAGCAATAACCCCGGCTGCCAATACCGGCTCCAAAAGCAGTGCCATAACCAAAACTATTATCACGCCACGTGCCAGGCCTAAAATTAATCCACCAAAATGATCCAGCGGGCTGAGAAAAGTATGAGCAATCGCTCCGGATGTAAAACGCATAATCATCTTGACTACCAACGCTACTAGTATCAATAATGCGATAAAGGATAGAAACTCCAAAATTGTCATGGCAAGTTGATGGGCTATATTATTTAAGCTTTCCGGTATAGATTGAATTTGATCGCCTGGAATTGTTTGATATGATGTAATAGGCATTTTACCAATTAAATCTTGTAAAAATGAAAATGATAAATGATTTAATATGAAATCGGCTATACTATTTCCCCATCCCCACTGCTTATGAAGATAGTCAGCCAGTGAGCGATAGCATGTAAAAGCCACCGCAATACCTAAAATTAAACCAATAATTCTGGAAATACCAACAAAAAAACCAGTGTTCAAACCCCTTAAAGCGGAAAGTATTATAATTATTATTAATACCCAGTCCAACCAGTTCAATGTATTACCTCCCCGTTATTTCTACTTTTTTAAAATACTTAACCTTAAAAATTTATAGGGTGGGCCCAGTATCAAAATAAAAATTAATAATAAACCCGCGTATCCAAAAATAGGG from Desulfoscipio gibsoniae DSM 7213 encodes:
- a CDS encoding single-stranded DNA-binding protein, producing the protein MLNKVILIGRLTRDPELRHTASGMPVASFSLAMNRQFTNRQGERVDETDYIDIVVWQKLAETCANYLGKGRLVAVEGRLQSRSYEDKQGIRRKVVEVVASDVRFLDSARDARGSVTGGNKTAEGERFASEISFNEEDIPF
- the rpsR gene encoding 30S ribosomal protein S18, which produces MRRERGRRGKKRICSFCVDKIESVDYKDVPRLKKYITERGKILPRRISGNCARHQRMLTLAIKRSRNIALLPFTAE
- a CDS encoding CvpA family protein → MNWLDWVLIIIIILSALRGLNTGFFVGISRIIGLILGIAVAFTCYRSLADYLHKQWGWGNSIADFILNHLSFSFLQDLIGKMPITSYQTIPGDQIQSIPESLNNIAHQLAMTILEFLSFIALLILVALVVKMIMRFTSGAIAHTFLSPLDHFGGLILGLARGVIIVLVMALLLEPVLAAGVIANHEKAGFISQAANGSIIIPYAWQLLNIVDIHLPLWQSSIVLHGING
- the rpsF gene encoding 30S ribosomal protein S6, whose amino-acid sequence is MRQYELVFIVRTDLDEEATDALIEKVRGIAETNGAEIIKLEKWGKRRLAYEIKNSREGLYVIMNFKGDAAVAAELDRVLKITENILRHMIIREDEK
- a CDS encoding DUF951 domain-containing protein, giving the protein MVKYNVGDVVKTRKPHPCGGDEWEIMRTGVDFRIRCNKCGRVLMLPRPKFEKSVKKIIHSNNA
- a CDS encoding aminopeptidase translates to MAEKSQIAYSRKIVWEHLSNQEKDSTLELGEDFKRFIKRAKTERETINLIREFAENNGYKSIDKITELLRPGDRVYQEIRGKALVMAIMGQRPLIEGANIIGAHVDSPRLDLKVHPLFEDNGLALLKTHYYGGIKKYQWLSMPLALHGIVIRSDGLKISICLGEDENDPVLTITDILPHLAKDQMDKKVNEAFPGENLNALCGSLPIENFDLKEKVKETILEILNRHYGIIEEDLMSAELELVPAIPPRDVGLDRSLIGAYGQDDRVCAYGLLMAMSGVERPVNTAIAIFADKEEIGSVGNTGMQSNFFANFMAELLGQNNAQYNDLMLRRAMRLSRALSADVNAAVDPGFEKVMEKNNAARLGCGLVITKYTGAGGKKGANDAHAEFMAWVRKVFNEHQVIWQTGELGKVDQGGGGTIAYMLANYGMNVVDCGVALLGMHSPFEVSHKADIYMMYRGYQAFFNS